The following nucleotide sequence is from Pseudoalteromonas xiamenensis.
ATACAGTTGCCGCGATTTGGTTTTGTTTAATTTCACTTTGCGTTTTCATTACGCCAAGCGGCTTGATTTGAGGTCCAATGGCGGCCATCCAAATTTCGTTAGCCCCTACAATTCCTTCAGGAAAAGTATCTAAGTTTTTCATATAACCGAGCACCGCTTGCTTTGAAGCGTGGTGCTGCCAGTCTTCAAGGCGTTGACCTCGGCCGTGATCGGTTACCACAATCATGACCGTGTTATTGCGATAGCCGGGTGTCGTTTGGATGGTTTGCCAAAGTTGCGCAAGGTAAGCATCAGTGCGTTTTGCAGCACGTAAATATCGATCATAATGACCTTCATGCGCAAAATCGTCTGTTTCACCGTACGAGATGACTAAGGTTTTTGGCTGAATGTGAGTGAGATAATCAAGTGCAAACAGATGTGTAAAACTGTCTTGGCGAACTTCTTGCCAAGGGCTTGGTGTAATAGTCTGCAACGTATTCAAAATAGCCATTTTCTCAGACTGAGGTTGAATGTCGTAACGGTCACCATTTGCGTTGACGTATAAACCCGAACGAGATTCGTTATAAATGAAGGGAAAGGCATCCCAACTACCAAATGCCGCGAGTTTCTGTTCGTAGCGTGGTTTATGATTAAGCCATTCTAAAAATGTGATATTGGGATTGTTTTTCAGCGCATTACTATCAATTTTAGGGTCGGCTTTACCGGTTAAAATTTCATTGTAGCCGGGGTACGAAAAGTA
It contains:
- a CDS encoding alkaline phosphatase family protein → MRTLCALLLTGFSTLCSAAPNVVLVTIDGLRWQEVFRGADETLLSHKESVKHPEQLKTEFWADKPTERREKLMPFLWQTVSKQGVLIGDRDTDSRMSVSNNWYFSYPGYNEILTGKADPKIDSNALKNNPNITFLEWLNHKPRYEQKLAAFGSWDAFPFIYNESRSGLYVNANGDRYDIQPQSEKMAILNTLQTITPSPWQEVRQDSFTHLFALDYLTHIQPKTLVISYGETDDFAHEGHYDRYLRAAKRTDAYLAQLWQTIQTTPGYRNNTVMIVVTDHGRGQRLEDWQHHASKQAVLGYMKNLDTFPEGIVGANEIWMAAIGPQIKPLGVMKTQSEIKQNQIAATVLTLLGEDYQTFDNTIGKPINEIVAK